GTGACCGAACTAACCGTCGAGCAGGCCGACGGCGAGGTCCCAGTGCTGGCCGGCGCGGCCGCGACGAGCGTGGACGACGTTCTCACCGCCATCGAGGACGCCGCTGCAGTCGGTGCCGACGCTGCCGTCGTCACACCGCCGTACTTCCACACGGCGAACGATCCGGCCGGCAACCAGCAGTTCTTCGAGACCATTGCGGACGAGTCGTCGCTGCCGCTGTTGCTGTACAACATTCCGGCCTGTACTGGGCAGGGAATTGCACCGGAAACCGTTGGGGCGCTCGCGAGTCGCGACGACGTGCTCGGCCTGAAGGACTCGAGTGGCGACCTCGAGTACTTCCTCGAGACGATGCGCCGGACGGCCGACACCGACACCGACACCGACACCGACGCGGATTCGGACTTTCTCATGCTGCAAGGGTACGACGCCCTCCTCGTCCCGGCGCTGCGGATGGGTGCCGACGGCGGCGTGAATGCGCTCTCGAACGTCGCACCCGAGACGTACGCCGA
The DNA window shown above is from Natrialba magadii ATCC 43099 and carries:
- a CDS encoding dihydrodipicolinate synthase family protein; amino-acid sequence: MTLRQSLTGITCPIVTPFDERGAVDERALGDLLEYLLAGDIDALFPCGTTGEFASLSRDEHRRVTELTVEQADGEVPVLAGAAATSVDDVLTAIEDAAAVGADAAVVTPPYFHTANDPAGNQQFFETIADESSLPLLLYNIPACTGQGIAPETVGALASRDDVLGLKDSSGDLEYFLETMRRTADTDTDTDTDADSDFLMLQGYDALLVPALRMGADGGVNALSNVAPETYADLYETATGVRGAELQTAVADLFDTCGEYGFAPVTKTALEYHGVIPSAAVRPPFVSVPDDGRAAIERAVDGLVQSED